In a genomic window of Candidatus Binatia bacterium:
- a CDS encoding ribonuclease J, whose translation MPGSNGSGLLRVIPLGGLGEIGLNCLLLEYGDAAIAIDCGLMFPELHMLGIDLVIPDLGYLQRLGDRFLGFVITHGHEDHIGALPYVLRDLRAPIYAPAMAAGLIKEKLREHNLSGVQLEVLQPRRRWQMGPFAVEAIHMTHSIVDAVALAITSPLGTIIHSGDFKIDQTPIDGNPSDLQCLAEYGARGVLLLLSDSTNAEREGYTPSERSVHGPLDRIFSTSPGKIFFSTFSSHVHRLAQVLELSQRHGRRVVTVGRSLNSSIKIASQLGYLQFPSSLFADIDELGQLQPHEVTLLTTGSQGEPLSALIRIAVGDHRQVRMEPDDAVVLSSRIIPGNERSISNMINHIYRRGANVHHAGGTAVHVSGHASQEELRLLLRLVQPRHFVPVHGEYRHLVQHRALAHSVGMSAEDTFLLEDGHVLEIDPSGARVAQPIQAGRVFVDGKGIGDVEDVVLRDRRHLSSDGLVVAILGIDQQTGELIAGPDLISRGFIFEEQGQAYLEQAKSLVVETLQQLTAESRTDSLEVKEEVRKALKRFFARTLERRPVIVPFVMEM comes from the coding sequence ATGCCCGGAAGTAACGGCAGCGGTTTGCTCCGCGTGATCCCGCTGGGCGGACTCGGCGAGATCGGCCTGAACTGCCTGCTCCTCGAATACGGCGACGCGGCCATCGCCATCGACTGCGGTCTGATGTTTCCCGAGTTGCACATGCTTGGGATCGATCTGGTCATCCCCGACCTCGGATACCTGCAGCGATTGGGCGACCGCTTTCTCGGCTTTGTGATCACGCACGGTCATGAAGATCACATCGGCGCACTGCCGTACGTGCTCCGCGATCTCCGCGCGCCGATCTACGCACCAGCGATGGCCGCTGGCCTGATCAAGGAGAAGCTCCGCGAGCACAACTTGTCCGGAGTCCAGCTGGAGGTCCTCCAGCCTCGCCGCAGGTGGCAGATGGGACCTTTCGCGGTCGAAGCGATTCACATGACCCACTCGATCGTGGACGCGGTCGCCCTGGCCATCACGTCGCCTCTTGGCACCATCATTCATAGCGGCGATTTCAAGATCGATCAGACGCCGATCGATGGCAATCCGTCGGACCTGCAATGCCTGGCCGAATACGGCGCGCGTGGCGTGTTGCTCCTACTGTCGGATTCGACCAATGCCGAGCGCGAGGGCTATACCCCGTCGGAACGGTCGGTGCACGGACCCCTCGACCGTATTTTCAGCACCAGCCCCGGGAAGATCTTCTTCTCGACATTTTCCTCGCACGTACACCGCTTGGCGCAGGTGCTGGAGCTGTCGCAACGGCACGGTCGCCGGGTGGTGACGGTAGGCCGGAGTCTGAATTCCAGCATCAAGATCGCCTCGCAACTCGGCTACCTGCAGTTCCCGTCTTCTCTCTTCGCGGATATCGACGAATTAGGGCAGCTCCAGCCCCATGAGGTCACGTTGCTCACCACTGGCAGCCAAGGCGAACCACTTTCGGCGCTCATCCGCATCGCCGTCGGCGACCACCGTCAGGTGCGCATGGAGCCGGACGATGCGGTGGTCCTCTCATCACGCATCATTCCCGGCAACGAACGGTCAATCAGCAACATGATCAACCACATCTACCGCCGGGGGGCGAACGTGCACCACGCCGGCGGCACCGCTGTGCATGTGTCCGGACACGCCAGCCAAGAGGAGCTCAGACTGTTGCTGCGATTGGTCCAACCACGTCATTTCGTGCCCGTGCATGGTGAGTACCGGCATCTGGTCCAGCATCGCGCCCTGGCGCACTCGGTCGGCATGTCCGCTGAAGACACCTTTTTGCTCGAAGATGGGCACGTGCTCGAAATCGATCCGAGTGGCGCCCGTGTCGCACAGCCGATACAGGCCGGGCGCGTGTTTGTAGATGGCAAGGGCATTGGCGACGTAGAGGATGTCGTGCTGCGGGACCGCCGCCATCTCTCGTCCGACGGCTTGGTGGTGGCGATACTGGGGATCGACCAGCAGACGGGAGAGCTGATCGCGGGGCCCGACCTGATATCACGGGGATTCATATTTGAGGAGCAGGGACAGGCGTATCTCGAGCAGGCAAAGAGCCTTGTCGTTGAGACCCTCCAGCAGCTCACGGCGGAATCGCGTACCGACTCTCTCGAAGTCAAGGAAGAGGTGCGTAAGGCGTTGAAGCGATTCTTTGCACGCACCCTGGAGCGCCGGCCAGTCATCGTGCCTTTCGTGATGGAGATGTGA
- a CDS encoding metallophosphoesterase codes for MVQRPAGEAGGAFLFLRGKRSASVDSTVRSRNTKSVSTFALISDPHVTVPNPQTGWSRPTIPNEPTMYAQSVELLEAALTEINAMPEVEFVLVAGDLTKDSEPYNHDRARELLGRFRAPVLCVSGNHDQPRTVRLRPREYLDPDVAPVCTPDIPRLYGDFGFKDTRRTAYGCDPAPDVHLVGICSSKPDEDRGWIDPDVLAWLDDELERQRDPGRETIVMLHHSIIDHIPNESVHPFFAWFHVENATDLKAILRKHGIRLTFSGHLHIQDVKEEAGLYNIVTASLAGYPHAYRVVTLRDGLARIRSRRLRSIPSCPDLQGFSRESTADVFVNVLTEAMTGAPFHYSRERAATAAGKLRDWWPSVAEGEEQFAYTAEELGDPALAAFVNSFSDRPPADNDLTIELPRRRS; via the coding sequence GTGGTGCAACGCCCCGCCGGTGAAGCCGGCGGGGCGTTTTTGTTTTTGCGGGGGAAACGCTCCGCATCGGTTGACTCAACCGTCCGCTCCCGGAACACTAAATCCGTGTCGACGTTTGCATTGATTTCCGACCCGCATGTCACGGTTCCGAATCCGCAGACAGGCTGGAGCCGTCCAACGATCCCGAACGAACCGACGATGTATGCCCAGAGTGTCGAGTTGCTCGAGGCGGCACTCACCGAAATCAATGCCATGCCGGAGGTGGAATTCGTCCTGGTTGCGGGCGACCTCACCAAGGACTCCGAGCCTTACAACCACGACCGCGCGCGCGAGTTGTTGGGCCGCTTTCGTGCGCCCGTCCTTTGCGTCTCCGGCAACCATGACCAGCCGCGAACAGTGCGACTGCGTCCGCGCGAGTATCTCGATCCCGACGTGGCTCCCGTGTGCACACCAGACATTCCGCGCCTGTACGGCGACTTCGGGTTCAAGGACACCCGCCGCACGGCCTACGGTTGTGATCCAGCCCCCGACGTGCATCTTGTCGGCATCTGCTCATCCAAACCCGATGAAGATCGTGGCTGGATCGATCCCGACGTGCTGGCGTGGCTGGATGACGAATTGGAACGGCAACGCGATCCCGGACGGGAAACGATCGTTATGCTGCACCACAGCATTATCGATCACATCCCCAACGAATCGGTTCATCCATTTTTTGCATGGTTTCACGTCGAAAACGCCACCGATCTTAAGGCGATTCTCCGCAAGCACGGAATTCGCCTGACCTTCAGCGGACATCTGCACATTCAAGACGTGAAGGAAGAGGCGGGATTGTACAACATCGTTACGGCATCGCTGGCGGGCTATCCACACGCTTACCGGGTCGTCACGCTTCGCGACGGTCTGGCGAGAATCCGCAGTCGACGCCTGCGCTCGATTCCGTCGTGCCCCGACCTGCAAGGGTTCTCGCGCGAGTCCACCGCTGACGTGTTCGTCAATGTACTGACGGAAGCCATGACGGGTGCCCCGTTTCATTATTCGCGGGAGCGGGCGGCGACGGCGGCTGGTAAGCTGCGCGACTGGTGGCCCTCGGTCGCGGAGGGGGAAGAGCAGTTCGCTTACACCGCCGAGGAACTCGGGGACCCGGCGCTGGCTGCGTTTGTCAACAGCTTCAGTGACCGCCCACCCGCAGATAACGATTTGACCATCGAGTTGCCGCGCCGCCGGTCGTAA
- a CDS encoding cold-shock protein codes for MAQGTVKWFNAEKGYGFISQESGEDVFVHYSSIAGNGFKSLEEGQRVEFDVTPGRKGPQASNVTKV; via the coding sequence ATGGCGCAAGGGACTGTAAAGTGGTTCAACGCCGAAAAGGGCTACGGCTTCATTTCGCAAGAGAGCGGCGAAGATGTCTTCGTCCATTACTCTTCGATTGCCGGTAATGGCTTCAAGAGTCTCGAAGAAGGCCAGCGGGTGGAATTCGACGTCACCCCGGGCCGCAAGGGACCGCAAGCCAGCAATGTGACCAAGGTCTAG